One genomic segment of Vespa crabro chromosome 3, iyVesCrab1.2, whole genome shotgun sequence includes these proteins:
- the LOC124422724 gene encoding uncharacterized protein LOC124422724, which translates to MALALLGIIRWALILLLYNCSYAFRIRDGSVVHPFSSSIVEHSQRATCVGSKFGKCPERTMTTSNAVTPSPRRWHGAMSSQVPPIGRKPPVETVSSTIEEDASTQKIGSRLLGNQFADKSSAGFSLRKKESTINDKDDYDDNGENQSEERKNVEDNNNGNDVDDDDDDDDDDDDDDDDDDVIVEDEEEEIQAEDEEDESVELRKADKSEDYEKKQEEVEKFKSIERKETEREAEVKDKEKDYSSMNVLGWSFKLGAGSISKSTTTKDTKEVKYRKDVVEDEDKEKKKSTIVKEKEDKKDIKGDVKIEGESSILLKQQKKSQKKDSEYVARETDDSKDDDDDDDEDENDNDNEIQDKLKVSTPTRKKLEKMRYADKDKVKSVEDTDSKSIEKVKVEAKIPTEKVKNEVQQITEESKKIITTKPTKSELDEEKETKKAKSAKVTKIKIEEEKKVKKSESIEPVKCELDEDKKAKKVETIKSTKTEPGSSKSSLKSEEKRKPTAKTITPKATTKSKDEVEKSIKRKVKREIPQTARNETKSKTKEHRDATKNLADLNDKILHVPSFVPNFTAVEDANCQQHGKIFLRQLRGYKLWALQMLDSNAKIPSGLLRGNVNQLGDFDQCLGITSHVKMGNNTIKIQGKYCLATIDLHAVRPDMKLPVNLMQARTFIKGNMRYPEHIIPRFTTVNWALCLPAACTAKDAEITLMDALSYYNSTSGIRFMVDVNPDMCYMKQRSRNYSKETIGVLYFYAAVICLVIIATIRDYLIISEGKGNYSERIIMAFSLRRTVKYLFKEIKSSSKDITCIHGLRSVFMILIYFGHLIIPYSRIPYANRIVITEITNNPISCVLRVGSLYTDSFLLLSGLLTAYNMVKELTSRGEIRWFCRLIVRLIRLTPALIVVIFWYAFVMEHIGSGPQWNSIIVNNAELCKKNAWINLLYIQNFFPFEEMCAPHTYQLALDMQLSLLAPILVFFLHCKPIIGIIVLFFLIQVSATLRYIATINNNLSIVIFHGMSVKQLYKVANFSYILPLHRITPYVCGVGLGVLLHYTGKNVKIHKVFVILGWFIAMSFGTWSLFSPWRLAKRDYVYDVEEASHYTVISPIPWALALCWTIFACFTDHGGIINRFLSNYWLVIFSRISYAIYLTQFAVFFYNIGTTRYTTEFHLTRIDFLEIIVVICVSIVITLLFDLPMQEVKNVIMECTDSLSIDISKEKLMTDETKETKSKESIKKIGNGAKVFEDDEVNSTGLYWQKDIIDADTKSQNEILEDEKIVNISRLKKLEEKRKSFMGHNDKEKHIEWERINKRIPPYTFDSEEEAMEYFRSQKEEEMRRNRRSLSKTKEIKRSMPIETEDDYIRRRNEEAYLNKYRRSKSKERSSFREPDDYRSWEFINKERSASIGPDSRRFLNESEEYVSRASRRSVPKSMDSRRIFSSGSEDETSVQRRSKYDRRYPSVEPKVSDEEEWEEELRIRRRQFMEKLASQRSGSAEEEDITSLRRRSSAEGRIALLKDPSDNENMDAWTVSVGPRIAQLGSSQERSEPEDDPSYLQRREYREKAPPFRENPYSEAKDTSITDDKDVTSFNFVLTKDSRRKSVQDLTKLDDSDLTESGWSLVKEEGIEMLPKSSLGLYKRESIIKSQASEEDPEYYLPERPKLVQQEQEHPFKKAWQMQKSRSEEDALAYIVKDKKLVQSETKKDDDSSTSKQDTSGEKSEEFQDMVTEETDTLSVWHDRSTDTEDNQQSSKSEIESDIDSISVRQSPNTDVDDSGPCSVSETDLDTSRFVWPTEDEQFEMYKTGPRRKSMETNWDWEEEET; encoded by the exons ATGGCTCTCGCCCTTCTGGGCATTATTCGTTGGGCGCTTATACTACTTCTTTATAACTGTTCCTACGCCTTCAGGATACGTGATGGAAGTGTCGTTCATCCATTTTCTTCGTCGATCGTTGAGCACTCACAACGTGCCACCTGTGTTGGTTCCAAGTTCGGTAAGTGCCCAGAGagaacgatgacgacgagcaACGCAGTGACGCCTTCGCCACGAAGATGGCACGGGGCCATGTCTTCGCAGGTTCCTCCGATTGGTCGAAAACCACCTGTCGAAACGGTCTCGTCTACCATCGAGGAGGACGCGAGTACTCAGAAAATTGGATCAAGGTTGTTGGGTAATCAATTTGCCGATAAATCATCAGCTGGATTTTCgcttagaaagaaagagagtactattaatgataaagatgattatgatgataatggtGAAAACCAAagcgaggaaagaaagaacgttgaagataataataatggcaatgatgttgatgacgacgacgacgatgatgatgatgatgatgatgatgatgatgatgatgatgttatAGTGGAAGATGAGGAGGAAGAGATACAAGCCGAAGATGAGGAAGACGAAAGTGTAGAGCTGAGGAAAGCTGACAAAAGCGAAGACTATGAAAAGAAACAGGAAGAAGTCGAAAAATTCAAAAGTATCGAACGGAAGGAAACGGAACGAGAAGCAGAAGTAAAAGACAAGGAAAAAGATTACAGTAGCATGAACGTTCTTGGTTGGAGTTTCAAGTTGGGTGCAGGTAGTATTTCAAAAAGTACAACTACTAAAGATACCAAAGAAgtaaaatatagaaaggatGTTGTTGAagatgaagataaagaaaagaaaaaaagcactattgtaaaggaaaaagaggataaaaaagatattaaaggtGATGTAAAAATTGAAGGAGAAAGCTCCATTCTATtgaaacaacaaaagaaatcTCAAAAAAAGGATTCGGAATATGTTGCACGTGAAACGGACGATAGcaaggatgatgatgatgacgacgacgaggatgagaacgataatgataatgaaattcaagataaattaaaagtgTCTACTCCAACTAGGAAAAAGTTAGAGAAAATGAGATATGCCGATAAAGACAAAGTTAAATCGGTAGAAGATACTGATAGTAAATCGATAGAGAAAGTCAAAGTGGAAGCGAAAATCCCAActgaaaaagtgaaaaatgaaGTGCAACAGATTACGGAGGAatctaaaaagataataactactAAACCGACCAAATCTGAATtagacgaagaaaaggaaacgaagaagGCAAAATCTGCTAAAgtaacgaaaattaaaatagaagaagagaagaaagtaaagaagagtGAAAGTATTGAGCCAGTCAAATGTGAATTggacgaagataaaaaagcgAAGAAAGTAGAAACTATTAAATCAACAAAAACTGAACCTGGATCATCGAAATCTTCTTTGAAAtcggaagaaaaacgaaaacctACTGCAAAAACGATAACTCCAAAAGCTACAACGAAATCCAAGGACGAAGTAGAAAAATCCATTaaacgaaaagtaaaaagagaaataccaCAAACGGCGA gAAACGAGACGAAATCGAAAACGAAGGAACATAGAGACGCAACGAAAAATTTAGCCGATTTAAATGACAAGATATTACATGTACCAAGCTTTGTACCCAATTTTACCGCCGTTGAGGACGCAAACTGTCAACAGCATGGCAAGATATTTCTACGTCAACTGAGGGGTTATAAATTGTGGGCTCTTCAAA TGTTGGATTCCAATGCAAAGATCCCGTCTGGTCTCTTGCGTGGAAACGTTAATCAACTTGGTGATTTCGATCAATGTTTAGGCATAACGTCGCACGTTAAGATGGGTAATAACACGATAAAGATTCAAGGAAAATATTGTTTGGCAACCATAGATTTACATGCCGTAAGACCGGATATGAAACTACCGGTTAATCTAATGCAAGCTCGTACATTTATTAAAGGAAATATGCGTTAT CCGGAACATATCATACCAAGATTCACTACAGTGAATTGGGCGTTGTGCCTTCCAGCAGCATGTACGGCGAAGGATGCAGAAATTACTTTGATGGACGCATTGAGTTATTACAATTCAACTTCTGGAATTAGATTTATGGTGGACGTCAATCCAGACATGTGTTATATGAAGCAAAGGTCAcgaaattattcgaaagaaaCGATCGGTGTCCT ATACTTCTATGCAGCAGTTATTTGCCTAGTCATCATAGCTACTATCAGAGATTATTTGATAATCTCAGAAGGAAAAG GGAATTATtctgaaagaataataatggcatTTTCCTTGCGAAGAACagttaaatatttgtttaaagaaatcaaatctAGTAGCAAAGATATTACATGCATTCACGGATTAAGATCTGTATTTatgatacttatttattttggtCATCTAATAATACCATATTCACGGATACCATATGCTAATCGGATCGTTATCACAGAG ATTACAAATAATCCCATCAGTTGTGTTCTGAGAGTTGGTTCACTTTATACGGATTCCTTCTTACTTTTGAGCGGATTGTTAACGGCTTATAACATGGTGAAGGAATTAACATCCCGTGGAGAGATTCGTTGGTTTTGTCGTCTTATCGTTAGATTAATCAG ACTGACACCTGCCTTAATCGTGGTAATATTTTGGTATGCTTTCGTGATGGAGCATATCGGATCGGGGCCGCAATGGAAcagtattatcgtaaataatgcggaactttgtaaaaaaaatgcatGGATCAATTTACTTTACATTCAGAATTTCTTTCCGTTTGAAGAAATG TGTGCACCACATACATATCAGCTAGCATTAGACATGCAATTATCATTGTTAGCACCAATTttagtattttttcttcattgtaAACCAATTATCGGTATCATTGTATTATTCTTCCTTATTCAAGTCTCGGCTACGCTTCGTTACATAGCCACGATAAACAATAATCTATCTATCGTTATCTTTCACGGAATGTC agtAAAACAACTTTATAAAGTTGCTAACTTTAGTTACATTTTACCATTACATAGAATTACTCCTTACGTCTGTGGCGTTGGACTTGGCGTGTTATTGCATTATACAGGAAAAAACGTAAAGATTCACAAG gtGTTCGTGATCTTGGGATGGTTCATCGCGATGTCCTTTGGAACATGGTCGTTATTTTCTCCTTGGCGTTTAGCCAAAAGGGACTATGTGTACGATGTTGAGGAAGCTAGTCATTACACTGTGATCAGTCCAATCCCGTGGGCTTTAGCTTTATGCTGGACGATTTTTGCATGCTTTACTGATCACGGAg gaATCATAAATAGATTTCTATCGAACTATTGGTTGGTAATATTCAGTAGAATATCTTATGCGATTTATTTAACACAATTCGCtgtatttttctacaatattggGACCACGAGATATACGACAGAATTTCATCTTACTAGA ATTGATTTCTTGGAGATAATCGTAGTGATATGCGTGTCGAtcgtaataacattattgttCGATCTTCCGATGCAGGAAGTAAAAAACGTCATAATGGAATGTACAGATAGTTTATCCATCGACATATCTAAAGAAAAACTAATGACGgatgaaacgaaagaaacaaaatcaaaGGAATCCATTAAAAAGATAGGCAACGGAGCAAAAGTATTCGAGGATGACGAAGTAAACTCGACGGGATTGTATTGGCAAAAAGACATAATCGATGCCGATACAAAATCACAAAACGAGATTCTAGAAGACGAGAAGATAGTAAATATATCGCGTTTAAAGAAgttggaagagaaaagaaaatcatttatgGGACATAATGACAAGGAGAAACACATAGAATGggaaaggataaataaaagaataccACCGTACACGTTTGACTCTGAGGAAGAAGCTATGGAATATTTCAGAAgtcaaaaggaagaagaaatgagaagaaatAGACGTTCGCTTtccaaaacgaaagaaatcaaaagatCAATGCCAATCGAAACTGAAGACGATTATATAAGACGAAGAAATGAGGAAGCTTATTTGAATAAGTATAGAAGATCAAAGTCCAAAGAAAGGTCATCTTTTAGAGAACCCGATGATTATCGTTCTTGGGAATTTATTAATAAGGAACGTTCGGCATCCATCGGTCCAGACTCAAGGCGATTCTTAAATGAATCAGAGGAATACGTTTCGAGAGCTTCACGACGTTCCGTACCAAAGTCTATGGATTCAAggagaatattttcttcggGAAGCGAAGATGAAACGTCTGTTCAACGTAGATCGAAATACGACCGAAGATATCCTTCGGTAGAACCGAAAGTTAGCGATGAAGAAGAATGGGAAGAAGAGTTGAGGATACGAAGGCGTCAATTCATGGAGAAGCTCGCTAGCCAACGAAGTGGTTCagcggaagaagaagatataacGTCCTTGAGACGAAGATCTTCTGCCGAAGGAAGAATAGCTTTGTTGAAAGATCCTTCGGATAACGAAAATATGGACGCTTGGACTGTGAGTGTTGGTCCTCGTATCGCTCAACTTGGATCCTCTCAGGAACGTAGCGAACCTGAAGACGATCCCTCTTATCTTCAACGTCGTGAATATCGCGAAAAAGCACCACCGTTTAGAGAAAATCCTTATAGCGAGGCAAAAGATACCTCCATAACAGATGACAAAGATGTTACCAGTTTCAACTTCGTTCTTACGAAGGACAGCAGAAGAAAATCGGTTCAAGATCTTACAAAATTGGATGATTCAGATTTAACGGAGTCTGGATGGAGTCTTGTTAAAGAGGAAGGTATCGAAATGTTACCGAAATCGTCCTTGGGATTGTACAAACGAGAATCTATTATCAAGAGTCAGGCAAGCGAAGAAGATCCAGAATATTATCTTCCAGAGAGACCGAAACTTGTACAGCAAGAGCAGGAACATCCGTTCAAGAAAGCATGGCAGATGCAAAAATCTCGATCAGAGGAGGATGCTTTGGCATACATAGTAAAGGATAAAAAGTTGGTACAatctgaaacaaaaaaagatgatgatTCTTCGACAAGCAAACAAGATACAAGCGGTGAAAAGTCTGAAGAGTTTCAAGATATGGTTACTGAAGAAACTGACACATTATCGGTTTGGCACGACAGAAGTACAGATACAGAAGATAATCAACAAAGCTCAAAATCTGAGATCGAGTCAGATATCGATTCAATTTCGGTAAGACAATCGCCTAATACCGATGTCGACGACAGTGGGCCCTGTTCTGTTTCCGAAACTGATTTAGATACTTCTCGATTCGTTTGGCCAACCGAGGACGAACAATTCGAGATGTACAAGACGGGACCAAGAAGAAAATCTATGGAAACTAATTGGGAttgggaagaggaagaaacatGA